In Holophagales bacterium, one DNA window encodes the following:
- a CDS encoding FtsX-like permease family protein gives MTLRFLLREIARESRGGAARLLLFVLSLAVGVTAVVAVGGLSSAIDGALRREARQLLAADLKVESRRPLSAGEESALASLHRVARADLVELVTVAAVPSDAVPSDADGRPGRSLLVELKAVDGGYPFYGTLTLDPPLPLAELLGDDGAVAAPELLSRLGLSLGGEIVVGGARFRIRGRVLAEPDRIAGAFSLGPRLFVSRRGLARAELLGRGARAEYKVLLRLPPGAGTDDVRAAAAKLELALPRASGVRVETFLQAQPSLRQGLARAERFLGLVALLSLLVGGVGVAQTVRAWLASRLDAIAVLKCLGLRPIEVLTLYLGQIALLSLLGSAVGALAGTAVQALAQRFAPAIVPAGSLDLWQPGAILEGLLLGLGIALLFSLPTLLSLLRVPAARVLRRDAEPPPPSRMAALALALTLLTGLAAVASAQARSVPIGLAFTGGLALLVGLLALAARALVGLSHRAPRRGLGVAWRHGLASLGRPGAGTLGAVVALGLGVLVVLAMALVQRQLSRQLLAELPAQAPTAFFIDVQPDQLAPFAERISRFGATRLESVPVVVARLAAIDGVAVATLAQQTREERGGRRWALTREQRLTYLEQLPPDNEIVAGCLWCDATRPEISVEQEFAEDLGLTLGSRVAFDVQGVPVELTVTSLRRVRWESFAINFFLVVEPGVLDKAPQQRLAAARLPAAAEQRIQDELAADFPNVTMLRVRELLDKVTAVLRRIGLGVRFLGGFTALAGVAILAGAVGATSARRGREVALLKALGMTRGDVVTALALEHALVGLVAGTIGAAGAVLLHWAVLTFVMELPWRGDPWPVVTAVGGAAVVGMLAGLTASLGALRRRPIEVLRRED, from the coding sequence ATGACACTCCGCTTCCTTCTGCGAGAGATCGCCCGGGAGTCGCGCGGCGGCGCGGCGCGGCTGCTGCTCTTCGTGCTCTCGCTCGCCGTCGGCGTCACCGCGGTGGTGGCGGTCGGCGGACTCTCGTCGGCCATCGACGGGGCTCTGCGGCGCGAAGCCCGACAGCTCCTCGCCGCCGATCTGAAAGTCGAGAGCCGACGACCGCTCTCCGCCGGGGAGGAGTCGGCGCTCGCCTCGCTGCATCGGGTCGCTCGGGCCGATCTCGTCGAGCTCGTCACCGTCGCCGCAGTGCCGTCCGATGCAGTGCCGTCCGATGCGGACGGTCGCCCGGGGCGCAGTCTCCTCGTCGAGCTGAAGGCCGTCGACGGCGGCTACCCCTTCTACGGCACACTCACCCTCGACCCACCGCTGCCCCTCGCCGAGCTCCTCGGCGACGACGGCGCCGTGGCCGCACCCGAATTGCTCTCGCGCCTCGGCCTCTCCCTGGGCGGCGAGATCGTCGTCGGGGGAGCACGGTTCCGCATCCGCGGGCGCGTGCTCGCCGAGCCCGACCGGATCGCCGGCGCCTTCAGCCTCGGCCCCCGGCTCTTCGTGTCGCGCCGCGGCCTGGCGCGGGCCGAGTTGCTCGGGCGGGGCGCCCGGGCCGAATACAAGGTCCTCCTGCGCCTTCCACCGGGCGCCGGTACCGACGACGTGCGCGCTGCCGCGGCGAAGCTCGAGCTCGCCCTGCCGCGCGCCAGCGGCGTTCGCGTCGAGACCTTCCTGCAGGCACAGCCCTCGCTGCGCCAGGGGCTTGCCCGCGCCGAGCGGTTCCTCGGTTTGGTGGCGCTGCTCTCCCTCCTGGTCGGCGGCGTCGGCGTCGCGCAGACGGTCCGCGCCTGGCTCGCCAGTCGGCTCGACGCGATCGCCGTGCTCAAGTGCCTCGGCCTGCGACCCATCGAGGTGCTGACTCTCTATCTCGGGCAGATCGCCCTGCTCTCGCTGCTCGGCAGCGCCGTCGGCGCCCTCGCCGGCACGGCGGTCCAGGCGCTCGCCCAGCGCTTCGCCCCGGCGATCGTGCCGGCCGGCAGCCTCGACCTCTGGCAACCCGGGGCGATTCTCGAAGGCCTTCTCCTCGGCCTCGGGATCGCCCTGCTCTTCAGCCTCCCGACGCTGCTCAGTCTCCTGCGAGTGCCCGCCGCCCGGGTTCTCCGCCGCGACGCCGAACCGCCTCCCCCGAGTCGGATGGCGGCCCTGGCCCTCGCCCTCACGCTGCTGACCGGGCTCGCCGCGGTCGCGTCGGCGCAAGCTCGCTCAGTGCCGATCGGCCTCGCCTTCACCGGCGGGCTGGCGCTCCTCGTCGGGCTCCTCGCGCTCGCCGCCCGGGCGCTCGTCGGCCTGTCGCACCGGGCGCCGCGCCGCGGCCTCGGCGTCGCCTGGCGACACGGACTCGCCTCGCTCGGCCGACCGGGCGCCGGCACGCTCGGCGCCGTGGTGGCGCTCGGACTGGGCGTTCTCGTCGTCCTCGCCATGGCGCTCGTCCAGCGCCAACTCTCGCGGCAGCTTCTCGCCGAGCTCCCCGCACAGGCTCCGACGGCGTTCTTCATCGACGTCCAACCCGACCAGCTCGCGCCGTTCGCCGAGCGGATCAGCCGCTTCGGTGCGACGCGACTCGAGTCGGTTCCGGTCGTCGTCGCCCGCCTCGCGGCGATCGACGGCGTCGCCGTGGCGACGCTCGCCCAACAGACGCGCGAGGAGCGCGGTGGACGACGCTGGGCGCTCACCCGCGAGCAGCGCCTGACCTACCTCGAGCAGTTGCCGCCGGACAACGAGATCGTCGCCGGCTGTCTCTGGTGCGACGCGACACGACCCGAGATCTCGGTCGAGCAGGAGTTCGCCGAGGACCTCGGGCTTACCCTCGGCTCGCGCGTCGCGTTCGACGTCCAAGGGGTGCCGGTCGAGCTCACCGTCACCAGCCTGCGGCGCGTTCGCTGGGAGTCGTTCGCCATCAACTTCTTCCTCGTCGTCGAGCCGGGAGTCCTCGACAAGGCGCCGCAGCAGCGACTGGCCGCGGCCCGCCTGCCGGCCGCCGCCGAGCAGCGGATCCAGGACGAGCTCGCCGCCGACTTTCCGAACGTCACGATGCTGCGCGTGCGTGAGTTGCTCGACAAGGTCACCGCGGTGCTGCGCCGGATCGGGCTCGGGGTCCGCTTCCTCGGTGGCTTCACGGCACTGGCCGGCGTCGCGATCCTCGCCGGAGCCGTCGGCGCGACCTCGGCGCGGCGCGGGCGCGAGGTCGCGCTGCTCAAGGCACTCGGCATGACGCGCGGCGATGTCGTCACCGCGCTGGCGCTCGAGCATGCGCTGGTCGGCCTGGTGGCCGGAACGATCGGCGCGGCCGGTGCCGTGCTGCTCCACTGGGCGGTGCTCACGTTCGTCATGGAGCTGCCCTGGCGCGGCGATCCGTGGCCGGTGGTGACGGCGGTCGGCGGCGCGGCGGTCGTCGGCATGCTGGCCGGATTGACGGCCAGCCTCGGCGCCCTGCGCCGTCGGCCCATCGAAGTCCTGCGACGCGAAGACTAG
- a CDS encoding divergent polysaccharide deacetylase family protein: protein MIDDLGRKLEDLDTIDALQVPIACAVLPFERLSRDVAGRVRARGGELLLHLPMESAQPGENPGPGALRTGMDDAALREGTERALAEVAGAIGINNHMGSALTADRRAMVAVLGVAAARRLFFLDSRTTPHTVAFDVARELGVPALERQVFLDDDLAPEAIRAEFRRLLDLAAERGAAIAIGHPHPATFAVLAEEVPAARKRGVRFVTVGELLGERRR, encoded by the coding sequence GTGATCGACGACCTGGGGCGGAAGCTCGAGGACCTCGACACGATCGACGCTTTGCAGGTGCCGATTGCCTGCGCCGTGCTGCCGTTCGAGCGGCTCTCGCGCGATGTCGCCGGCCGCGTGCGCGCCCGGGGCGGCGAGCTTCTCCTGCATCTGCCGATGGAGTCGGCGCAGCCGGGCGAGAATCCCGGTCCCGGAGCGCTGCGCACCGGGATGGACGACGCCGCGTTGCGCGAGGGGACCGAGCGCGCGCTCGCCGAGGTCGCGGGAGCGATCGGCATCAACAATCACATGGGGTCGGCGCTCACCGCCGACCGGCGAGCCATGGTGGCGGTGCTCGGCGTCGCTGCCGCGCGGCGCCTCTTCTTCCTCGATTCGCGGACGACGCCGCACACCGTGGCGTTCGACGTGGCGCGCGAGCTCGGCGTCCCGGCGCTCGAGCGTCAGGTCTTCCTCGACGACGACCTCGCACCCGAGGCGATCCGCGCGGAGTTCCGCCGCCTGCTCGACCTCGCCGCCGAGCGAGGCGCGGCGATCGCCATCGGCCATCCGCATCCGGCGACCTTCGCGGTGCTCGCCGAGGAGGTGCCGGCGGCCAGGAAGCGCGGCGTGCGTTTCGTCACGGTCGGCGAGCTGCTCGGCGAGCGCCGGCGTTGA
- a CDS encoding class I SAM-dependent methyltransferase, which produces MSGSRFLTHPLLSPLRRLYRAALRGGRGLLNRLGLNVDRAGDDDSPLPVLAGLAANRARWDRPSALVGVARDLDAMERLLGRLAATHGEEVPRLPPFAELKRERLGPGFTEVDAVLAYWMVRDLRPSRIVEVGSGLSTRVLAFAAARNGAEGAPCEMRCIDPFGKAAALAALGVEVIREEVQALPVDWFSWLGPGDLLFIDSSHVVRIDGAVPFLHLEVVPRLPVGALVHVHDVHFPYVTPFPAEAYLFRAKWPRYWTEAMLLQAFLAFNSSFAVVLSAALLRFHREAALAAAIPGYRGVDPADHDTHAGSIWLRRER; this is translated from the coding sequence GTGTCGGGCTCCAGGTTCCTGACGCACCCCCTCTTGTCGCCGCTGCGGCGGCTCTACCGCGCCGCGCTGCGGGGCGGGCGCGGTCTCCTCAACCGCCTCGGGCTGAACGTCGACCGGGCCGGGGACGACGACTCGCCGCTGCCGGTGCTGGCGGGCCTGGCGGCGAACCGGGCGCGGTGGGACCGGCCGAGCGCCCTGGTCGGAGTCGCGCGCGATCTGGACGCGATGGAGCGCCTGCTCGGCCGTCTCGCGGCGACCCATGGGGAGGAGGTCCCGCGCCTCCCGCCCTTCGCCGAGCTGAAGCGCGAGCGGCTCGGTCCGGGTTTCACCGAGGTCGACGCGGTGCTCGCCTATTGGATGGTGCGCGACCTACGGCCGTCGCGCATTGTCGAGGTGGGGTCGGGCCTGTCGACGCGTGTCCTCGCCTTCGCGGCGGCGCGCAACGGCGCGGAAGGCGCGCCCTGCGAGATGCGCTGCATCGATCCGTTCGGCAAGGCGGCGGCGCTCGCCGCGCTCGGAGTCGAAGTGATCCGCGAGGAGGTCCAGGCCCTGCCGGTCGATTGGTTCTCGTGGCTCGGACCGGGCGACCTGCTGTTCATCGACAGCAGTCACGTGGTGCGCATCGACGGGGCGGTGCCGTTCCTCCACCTCGAGGTCGTGCCGCGGCTGCCGGTGGGGGCGCTGGTGCACGTGCACGACGTGCACTTCCCCTACGTCACGCCGTTTCCCGCCGAGGCCTACCTCTTCCGGGCCAAGTGGCCGCGCTACTGGACCGAGGCGATGCTGCTCCAGGCCTTCCTGGCCTTCAACTCCAGCTTCGCAGTCGTGCTCTCGGCGGCCCTGCTGCGATTCCACCGCGAGGCGGCGCTGGCGGCGGCGATCCCCGGCTATCGAGGGGTCGATCCGGCCGATCACGACACGCACGCGGGGTCGATCTGGTTGCGACGCGAGCGCTGA
- a CDS encoding PDZ domain-containing protein, giving the protein MTLPSPLRRRLVFLLLSLAVVTPFIVAASQAAGAAKEGSKEAGKVEVEDDSIFKYLTVFTEVLGLVRSAYVEPTEPEVLMTSALDGTVDALDPFASFVPASAAQKFGEAARVGASRSGLRLARERGMVFVATVDEGGPAAKSGVAVGDILAKLDGASSRQMPFWEIEARFAAAEGTHVDSEWIRRGEMKKVDLVLASFAAAAPSLSESRGVPVLHLPQLTSATVAQVRELLAAQHPTRLVFDLRGTTGSDPRAAFDLGALFADGELGQLKVRDKSVETFTDTTPNLFAGEMVALVDRSTVGPAEVLAALLQQRAGARLVGERTFGYAGRQETVTLSDGSRLRLATGFYTGPDGKPISTGLSPDLSVDESTRRFGEKDEPLGELILRKGVGLLLGEEKLPEKKAA; this is encoded by the coding sequence ATGACCCTGCCTTCGCCGCTGCGCCGACGCCTCGTCTTCCTGCTGCTCTCCCTGGCGGTCGTGACGCCGTTCATCGTCGCGGCCTCGCAAGCCGCGGGTGCTGCCAAGGAGGGTTCCAAGGAGGCCGGCAAGGTCGAGGTCGAAGACGACTCGATCTTCAAGTACCTCACGGTCTTCACCGAAGTGCTCGGCCTGGTGCGCAGCGCCTACGTCGAGCCGACCGAGCCGGAAGTGCTGATGACCAGCGCTCTCGACGGGACGGTCGACGCGCTCGATCCGTTCGCCTCCTTCGTGCCCGCCTCTGCCGCGCAGAAGTTCGGGGAGGCCGCGCGCGTGGGTGCCTCGCGCAGCGGGTTGCGACTGGCTCGGGAGCGCGGCATGGTCTTCGTCGCCACGGTCGACGAGGGTGGTCCGGCGGCGAAGTCCGGGGTGGCGGTCGGCGACATCCTGGCCAAGCTCGACGGTGCGTCGTCCCGGCAGATGCCGTTCTGGGAGATCGAGGCGCGATTCGCCGCGGCCGAGGGGACGCACGTCGATTCCGAGTGGATCCGCCGCGGCGAGATGAAGAAGGTCGATCTCGTCCTGGCGTCGTTCGCGGCAGCGGCCCCGAGTCTCTCGGAGAGTCGCGGGGTGCCGGTGCTGCATCTGCCGCAGCTCACCTCCGCCACGGTGGCGCAGGTTCGCGAGTTGCTCGCGGCGCAGCATCCGACGCGACTGGTTTTCGACCTGCGTGGTACCACCGGAAGCGATCCACGGGCGGCTTTCGACCTCGGCGCGCTCTTCGCCGACGGCGAGCTCGGTCAGTTGAAGGTCCGCGACAAGTCCGTCGAGACCTTCACCGACACCACCCCGAACCTCTTCGCGGGAGAGATGGTGGCTCTGGTCGATCGCTCGACGGTCGGACCGGCCGAGGTCCTCGCCGCGCTGCTGCAGCAGCGCGCCGGTGCGCGCCTGGTGGGGGAGCGCACCTTCGGGTACGCTGGCCGACAGGAGACCGTCACACTCTCCGACGGGTCCCGCCTTCGCCTCGCGACCGGCTTCTACACCGGACCCGACGGCAAGCCGATCTCGACTGGCCTCTCGCCTGACCTCTCGGTCGACGAGTCGACCCGTCGCTTCGGCGAGAAGGACGAGCCGCTCGGCGAGCTGATCCTGCGCAAGGGAGTCGGGCTGCTGCTCGGCGAGGAGAAGCTGCCGGAGAAGAAGGCCGCCTGA
- a CDS encoding ABC transporter ATP-binding protein produces MFLPETPRLAVHELGKRLPSGDRELVILDGIDLVIQPGEFVAILGPSGSGKSTLLGLMAGLDRPSSGTIEIDGLPIQALSEDALARLRRRKIGFVFQAYQLLGNLTALENVLLPLELLGRHDAEARAAALLASVGLGERGHHYPVQLSGGEQQRVALARAFAAEPAILFADEPTGNLDSANGERVLTLLAELRARHGTTLVLVTHDPAVAALAGRRIHLRDGRIERVETGSAA; encoded by the coding sequence ATGTTCCTCCCGGAAACTCCGCGTCTCGCTGTCCATGAGCTCGGCAAACGCCTCCCCTCGGGCGACCGCGAGCTCGTCATCCTCGACGGGATCGACCTCGTCATCCAACCCGGCGAGTTCGTCGCCATCCTCGGCCCGTCGGGGAGCGGCAAGTCGACGCTGCTCGGCCTGATGGCGGGGCTCGACCGCCCGAGCAGCGGAACGATCGAGATCGACGGCCTGCCGATCCAGGCGCTCTCGGAGGACGCGCTGGCGCGCCTGCGCCGGCGCAAGATCGGCTTCGTCTTCCAGGCCTATCAGTTGCTGGGCAACCTGACGGCGCTCGAGAACGTCCTGCTGCCGCTCGAGCTGCTCGGTCGCCACGACGCCGAGGCCCGTGCCGCGGCGCTGCTGGCGAGCGTCGGACTGGGCGAGCGGGGACACCACTATCCCGTTCAGCTCTCCGGCGGCGAACAGCAACGTGTCGCCCTCGCTCGCGCCTTCGCTGCCGAGCCGGCGATCCTCTTCGCCGACGAACCGACGGGCAATCTCGACTCGGCCAACGGCGAGCGGGTCCTCACGCTGCTCGCCGAATTGCGCGCGCGCCACGGCACGACCTTGGTGCTGGTGACGCACGACCCTGCGGTTGCCGCGCTTGCCGGTCGCCGCATCCACCTGCGCGACGGGCGGATCGAACGGGTCGAGACCGGAAGCGCCGCCTGA
- a CDS encoding peptidoglycan DD-metalloendopeptidase family protein → MDDAARRLRVRWRSAAALALLLSALLALAPMAPVAAQASTTAADRERELEEIRLEITRLQARLGEVRHQAADLSAQVERTGLELELQEKRIAEAVAARDLSAARRSASAASVAALESQLEGVRAELRGRMLTLYRLGRPGYLRLFLSLEPGRNLLPAIRQLRFLARRDADLTNRYVEARARLALERDELAAQEREAQSWVAREEERRHELDKMRRDQTALLARFEGESRRLESRAGVLAERERRLSNFLDFLYGRADPILSGRPIRDFRGLLERPVPGRILEPFGPRLDPRYGTRTPHHGVDFATSRGEPVHAVYSGQVAFAAPFEGYGPTVILQHSGGVFTLYAGLGRLQVARGDVVALRQVLGEAADRLYFEVRVDNRPEDPLAWTRR, encoded by the coding sequence ATGGACGACGCCGCCAGGCGATTGCGGGTCCGATGGCGATCGGCAGCGGCGCTCGCCCTGCTCCTGTCGGCGCTGCTCGCCCTGGCGCCGATGGCCCCGGTCGCCGCGCAGGCGTCGACCACGGCGGCAGATCGTGAGCGCGAGCTCGAGGAGATCCGGCTCGAGATCACTCGTCTGCAGGCTCGTCTCGGCGAGGTGCGGCATCAGGCGGCCGACCTCTCGGCTCAGGTCGAGCGAACCGGGCTCGAGCTCGAGCTGCAGGAAAAGCGGATCGCCGAGGCGGTGGCGGCGCGCGACCTCTCGGCGGCGCGCCGCAGCGCCAGCGCGGCCTCGGTGGCAGCGCTCGAGTCGCAGCTCGAAGGGGTGCGCGCCGAGCTCCGCGGCCGGATGCTGACGCTCTACCGGCTCGGTCGCCCCGGCTACCTGCGGCTCTTCCTGTCGCTCGAGCCGGGGCGCAACCTGTTGCCGGCGATCCGCCAGCTCCGCTTTCTCGCGCGGCGCGACGCCGACCTCACCAACCGCTACGTCGAGGCGCGGGCGCGGCTCGCGCTCGAGCGCGACGAGCTCGCGGCCCAAGAGCGTGAAGCGCAATCGTGGGTGGCGCGCGAGGAGGAGCGGCGGCACGAGCTCGACAAGATGCGCCGCGACCAGACGGCCTTGCTCGCCCGCTTCGAGGGCGAGTCGCGACGGCTGGAGAGTCGCGCCGGCGTGCTCGCCGAGCGCGAGCGCCGGCTCTCGAACTTCCTCGACTTCCTCTACGGCCGGGCCGACCCGATCCTCTCGGGCCGCCCGATCCGCGACTTCCGCGGTCTGCTCGAACGCCCGGTGCCGGGGCGCATCCTCGAGCCGTTCGGTCCGCGGCTCGACCCGCGCTACGGCACGCGGACCCCGCACCATGGCGTCGATTTCGCGACCTCGCGCGGCGAGCCGGTCCATGCGGTCTACTCCGGGCAGGTCGCCTTCGCGGCGCCGTTCGAAGGCTACGGGCCGACCGTCATCCTGCAGCACTCTGGCGGGGTCTTCACGCTCTACGCCGGTCTCGGGCGTCTCCAGGTGGCGCGAGGGGATGTGGTAGCTTTGCGACAGGTCCTGGGAGAAGCTGCCGACCGGCTCTATTTCGAGGTCCGTGTCGACAATCGTCCCGAGGATCCCCTGGCCTGGACTCGCCGATGA
- a CDS encoding alkaline phosphatase family protein has product MSRRFAPVALLALLLSVSGAVPASAAGPAVASPAAAGGSPRVVVLGFDGVDAKLTEQWMAEGRLPNLARLRDQGTYAALRSTVPSQTPVSWSTFSTGLNPGRHAIFDFLKRDTKTYRPSFAAFDETTVPFLWGKANPWVLGGGAALLALLVGWLAVRWIAPRRAVPIAAALALLVGGGAGWVAHTMIPTERPLAVNRQQGETFWELLGKAGKRVRVMRIPVTFPPEPFEHGELLSGLGTPDLSFRIGKPFYFTSELFFQPKAGGDFSVEVVELEDNKGEIRTEIKGPPNKLFPAKGPYLTLPMTLRIAPDRGSLGVEVSGSRFDLRPGDWSPWVRFTFAYNPLLKLHGIGRFRLMGLDPEIRLYLSPIQFDPENLPPIVDLTAPGSFVDRLTSRFGLFKTIGWMIDTWSITSGTIDEKVFFEDVEATVSKDEEMLAGLIADDWDVYVHYFEFTDRVQHVMWRYVDPKHPLYTEEGHARWGDSIRQAYERMDRIVGKVMATMPKDAVLFVVSDHGFVSWRRTMNYNTWLAKNGYLVLKGEAPGRANLEDLFDKGEFFVTVDWSKTRAYAMGLGDIYVNLKGREGQGIVEPGEPYRALLAEIKGKLEGYVDEETGDKPVAYVWTRDEAYGVYDPELIPDMFASNSEGYRVGWQDTLGIVAKNVVEPNRDIWSADHCSVYPPLVKGILFSNRRLDAPDPYMADVMPTLLELQGVTSPVQLDGRSLWPRGAAAR; this is encoded by the coding sequence ATGTCCCGACGCTTTGCCCCAGTTGCCCTGCTCGCCCTGCTCCTCTCCGTGTCCGGCGCCGTCCCGGCGAGCGCGGCGGGGCCCGCCGTCGCGTCCCCGGCCGCGGCCGGGGGCTCGCCGCGCGTCGTGGTCCTGGGCTTCGACGGCGTCGACGCCAAGCTCACCGAGCAGTGGATGGCCGAAGGCCGGTTGCCGAACCTCGCGCGGCTGCGCGACCAGGGAACCTACGCCGCGCTGCGCTCGACCGTGCCGTCGCAGACGCCGGTCTCGTGGTCGACCTTCTCGACCGGCCTCAACCCCGGCCGGCATGCGATCTTCGACTTCCTCAAGCGCGACACCAAGACCTATCGCCCGAGCTTCGCGGCGTTCGACGAGACGACGGTGCCTTTCCTCTGGGGGAAGGCCAACCCCTGGGTGCTCGGTGGCGGCGCGGCGCTGCTCGCTCTGCTCGTCGGCTGGTTGGCCGTCCGGTGGATCGCGCCTCGCCGCGCGGTCCCGATCGCTGCCGCGCTTGCCCTGCTGGTCGGCGGCGGCGCAGGGTGGGTGGCCCACACGATGATCCCGACCGAGCGACCGTTGGCGGTGAACCGACAGCAGGGGGAGACCTTCTGGGAGCTGTTGGGAAAGGCCGGCAAGCGGGTGCGGGTCATGCGAATTCCGGTGACCTTCCCGCCGGAGCCGTTCGAGCATGGCGAGTTGCTCTCCGGTCTGGGCACGCCCGACCTGTCCTTCCGCATCGGCAAGCCGTTCTACTTCACCTCGGAGCTCTTCTTCCAGCCGAAGGCCGGTGGCGATTTCTCGGTCGAAGTCGTCGAGCTCGAGGACAACAAGGGTGAGATCCGCACCGAGATCAAGGGGCCGCCGAACAAGCTGTTTCCCGCCAAAGGGCCGTACCTGACGCTGCCGATGACGCTGCGAATCGCTCCCGATCGCGGGTCGCTCGGCGTCGAGGTTTCGGGCTCGCGCTTCGACCTGCGGCCGGGCGACTGGAGTCCGTGGGTGCGCTTCACCTTCGCCTACAACCCGCTCCTCAAGCTGCACGGCATCGGACGTTTCCGGCTCATGGGGCTCGACCCGGAGATCCGGCTCTACCTCTCGCCGATCCAGTTCGACCCGGAGAACCTGCCGCCGATCGTCGACCTGACGGCGCCCGGCTCGTTCGTCGATCGTCTGACGTCGCGCTTCGGGCTCTTCAAGACGATCGGCTGGATGATCGACACCTGGTCGATCACCAGCGGCACGATCGACGAGAAGGTGTTCTTCGAGGACGTCGAGGCGACGGTCTCCAAGGACGAGGAGATGCTCGCCGGCCTGATCGCCGACGACTGGGACGTCTACGTCCACTACTTCGAGTTCACCGATCGCGTGCAGCACGTCATGTGGCGCTACGTCGATCCGAAGCATCCGCTCTACACCGAGGAGGGGCACGCCCGGTGGGGCGACTCGATCCGCCAGGCGTACGAGCGGATGGACCGGATCGTCGGCAAGGTGATGGCGACGATGCCGAAGGACGCGGTCCTTTTCGTCGTCTCCGACCACGGTTTCGTCTCGTGGCGCCGCACGATGAACTACAACACCTGGCTCGCCAAGAACGGCTACCTGGTTCTCAAGGGCGAGGCTCCCGGTCGCGCCAACCTCGAGGACCTGTTCGACAAGGGCGAGTTCTTCGTCACCGTCGACTGGTCGAAGACGCGGGCCTATGCGATGGGCCTCGGCGACATCTACGTGAACCTCAAGGGCCGCGAAGGGCAGGGGATCGTCGAACCGGGAGAGCCGTACCGCGCGCTGCTCGCCGAGATCAAGGGGAAGCTCGAGGGCTACGTCGACGAGGAGACCGGCGACAAGCCGGTGGCCTACGTCTGGACGCGCGACGAGGCCTACGGCGTCTACGACCCCGAGCTGATCCCCGACATGTTCGCCTCCAACAGCGAGGGCTATCGCGTCGGCTGGCAGGACACCCTCGGCATCGTCGCCAAGAACGTCGTCGAGCCGAACCGCGACATCTGGAGCGCCGATCACTGCTCCGTCTATCCGCCCTTGGTCAAGGGGATCCTCTTCAGCAACCGCCGGCTGGATGCGCCTGATCCGTACATGGCCGACGTGATGCCGACGCTGCTCGAGCTCCAGGGGGTCACCTCTCCGGTCCAGCTCGACGGCCGCAGCCTCTGGCCGCGCGGAGCGGCCGCCCGGTAG
- a CDS encoding arylesterase, with product MRDRFRHRRCVATVVLVGLVLACGGPVPGKRPAPAPASTSPGSLSTPAVATESRPRVVFLGDSLTAGYGLGEEDGFPARLGEALASRGLAVYVVNAGVSGDTSAGGLARLDWLMQQRPRVVVIGLGANDGLRGLPLERTEANLREIVRTVRASGAEVLLLGMRIPPNYGADYAGAFAALYPRLARELDVPLVPFLLEGIAAQPELNQADGIHPTAEGQKLVAANVLPHLEPIVRRVLAR from the coding sequence ATGCGAGACCGATTCCGTCACCGACGGTGTGTCGCCACCGTCGTCCTCGTCGGCTTGGTGCTGGCCTGCGGCGGGCCGGTTCCCGGCAAGCGTCCGGCGCCGGCCCCGGCGTCGACCTCGCCAGGTTCCCTCTCGACGCCCGCCGTCGCCACGGAGAGCCGCCCGCGGGTGGTGTTCCTCGGCGACAGTCTCACCGCCGGCTACGGCCTCGGCGAAGAGGATGGTTTCCCGGCGCGGCTCGGAGAGGCGCTGGCGAGCCGGGGACTCGCCGTGTACGTCGTCAACGCCGGCGTGAGCGGCGACACGTCTGCCGGTGGCCTCGCGCGGCTCGACTGGCTGATGCAGCAGCGGCCACGAGTCGTCGTGATCGGCCTCGGAGCCAACGACGGGCTGCGGGGGTTGCCGCTCGAGCGCACCGAAGCGAACCTGCGGGAGATCGTTCGCACGGTGCGGGCGAGCGGCGCCGAGGTCCTCCTGTTGGGGATGAGGATTCCACCCAACTACGGCGCCGACTATGCCGGAGCGTTCGCCGCGCTCTATCCGCGCCTGGCACGCGAGCTCGACGTGCCGCTCGTGCCGTTTCTGCTCGAGGGGATCGCGGCGCAGCCCGAGCTCAACCAGGCCGATGGGATCCACCCGACCGCCGAGGGCCAGAAGCTCGTCGCGGCGAACGTCCTGCCCCATCTCGAGCCGATCGTCCGCCGCGTGCTCGCGCGCTGA